The Candidatus Acidiferrales bacterium DNA segment TGTCGGTTTACCTGTGCCAATCAGACTTGAAGCGTGCGACCGCTGATTCTCGTCGAGAGCATTGCAGATGAGGGGAAGACGACGCAGGTCGTTTGGATGCAAAATGACTCGAAGAAAGTTGGCGAAATTACGCGGTCATGTTGCACTGTTCTCTCCGTAAATATCCATTAGCCTTCGTGCATCTTAAGCGACAAAATGTTACATTTGTGTCGGTTGATTCATCTTTAATTAGGAAAGAAATTGAACACACTCGATAACGTCAAGGGGTGGTTGATTGACCTGGATGGAACCCTGTTTGTCGGAGATTCGATACTGCCGGGAGCAAATGATTTTATCCGTAAGCTTCGATCTCAGAATAGAAGTTTCAGGATTGTATCGAACACGACTGTCTTATCGAGGAAGCAGATTGCACAGAAGCTGCAACGGCTCAATCTTGAAGTGGCAGTTAATGAGGTCTTTACCGCGGCGTCAGCGACAGCGGAATTGCTTCGTACCTTTGGCGGTGTTAAATGTTACCTCGTGGTGGCAAAAGACCTTGTTGAGGAATTCGATGAGATCGAGATTTCTGAAAAGAATCCGGATTATGTTGTTCTCGGGGACATCGGGAGCGAAATGAATTACGAGATAATGAATAGGGTATTCAGACTCGTGATGGGCGGTTCGGAATTAATCGCTTTGCAGAAAAATCGGTTCTTCAGAGATGCAGAAGGCTTGCAGATTGATATGGGTGCCTTTGTGGCGGGTCTCGAATACTCCAGCGGCAAACAGACAAGGATAATCGGAAAACCATCCCGACAATTTTTTAATCTTGCGGTCCATGATATTAGGGTACAAACCGGCCAGAGGTGGCTTTCCGGAGAATTCGCCATGATAGGAGATGACATCGAGGCCGACATTAAAGGC contains these protein-coding regions:
- a CDS encoding TIGR01458 family HAD-type hydrolase; its protein translation is MNTLDNVKGWLIDLDGTLFVGDSILPGANDFIRKLRSQNRSFRIVSNTTVLSRKQIAQKLQRLNLEVAVNEVFTAASATAELLRTFGGVKCYLVVAKDLVEEFDEIEISEKNPDYVVLGDIGSEMNYEIMNRVFRLVMGGSELIALQKNRFFRDAEGLQIDMGAFVAGLEYSSGKQTRIIGKPSRQFFNLAVHDIRVQTGQRWLSGEFAMIGDDIEADIKGAMDAGLIGILVKTGKHNDSYSEHFGIVPDWSFDSVRQLSESLG